The following coding sequences lie in one Pseudomonas monsensis genomic window:
- a CDS encoding LysR substrate-binding domain-containing protein: MLKHWPPLSSLRGFEAAARLGSFHKAADELNLTQSAISQQIRNLEAYLEQPLFFRSGRSVALTDAGQDLLSTTQSILQQLAVGIRRLGQYQKPNQLVLNTTPAFARHWLLPRLGDFRARHPEVDLWIFSTDEVPDMATQTIDLAVRDDISSQAECSFKVLHTDRLYPACHPSVLALPAEQRTTLHGEREMDWSHWAVEAGLDLGQRDQGLNFSDPGLLLDAACSGLGIALVSQLLSRQARVDGTLQPMVEQTIRGPNWALLTHRDSENMPMARSFTEWLLSDLAKADSP; encoded by the coding sequence ATGCTCAAGCACTGGCCGCCGCTCAGCTCCCTGCGCGGCTTCGAAGCCGCCGCCCGACTGGGCAGTTTTCACAAGGCCGCCGATGAGTTAAACCTCACGCAGTCGGCGATCAGTCAGCAGATCCGCAACCTTGAGGCGTATCTGGAACAACCGCTGTTTTTCCGCAGCGGTCGCAGCGTCGCGCTCACCGACGCCGGGCAGGATCTGCTCAGCACCACCCAGTCCATACTCCAGCAACTGGCCGTGGGCATTCGTCGTTTGGGCCAATACCAGAAACCCAATCAACTGGTGCTCAACACCACGCCGGCGTTCGCCCGGCACTGGCTGCTGCCGCGCCTGGGGGATTTCCGCGCGCGACATCCTGAAGTCGATCTGTGGATTTTCAGCACCGACGAAGTGCCAGACATGGCCACCCAGACCATCGACCTTGCCGTGCGTGACGACATCAGTTCGCAAGCCGAATGCAGCTTCAAAGTGCTGCACACCGACCGCCTCTATCCGGCCTGTCATCCGAGCGTTTTAGCCCTGCCAGCAGAGCAACGCACCACACTGCATGGTGAGCGGGAAATGGACTGGAGCCATTGGGCCGTTGAGGCCGGGCTCGATCTCGGCCAGCGCGATCAGGGGTTGAATTTTTCCGATCCGGGATTGCTGCTCGACGCTGCCTGCTCCGGGCTCGGCATTGCCCTGGTCAGTCAGTTGCTCAGCCGCCAGGCCAGGGTCGACGGCACGTTGCAGCCGATGGTTGAACAGACCATTCGCGGGCCGAACTGGGCGCTGCTGACCCATCGCGACAGCGAGAACATGCCGATGGCGCGCAGTTTTACCGAGTGGCTGCTGAGCGATCTGGCCAAGGCTGATTCGCCTTGA
- a CDS encoding alpha/beta fold hydrolase — MKMAPHTRKTATALGLSMLAVSLFGAFGTAQAHTTEPAAVSYSAPSPFGPLKHVKAGLLDVAYAETGPADGPVVILLHGWPYDIHSYDEVAPLLAAKGYRVLMPYARGYGDTQFLSKDTLRNGQPAALASDVIDFMDALQIKQAVLGGYDWGARSADIVAALWPERVKALVSVSGYLIGNQAAGQNPLPPKAELQWWYQFYFATDRGRAGYEKNTHDFAKLIWQLASPQWKFDDATFDRSATALENPDHVDITVFNYRWRLGLVQGEAKYAALEQKLATAPSIKVPTITLEGDANGAPHPAPEDYAKRFTGKYQFRLINGGIGHNLPQEAPQAFAKAVIDADHL, encoded by the coding sequence ATGAAGATGGCACCGCACACCCGCAAAACCGCCACGGCACTTGGCTTGTCGATGCTCGCTGTGTCGTTGTTCGGCGCCTTTGGCACCGCCCAGGCACACACTACCGAACCAGCCGCCGTCAGCTATTCAGCGCCCTCGCCCTTCGGCCCGCTCAAGCACGTGAAGGCCGGCCTGCTCGACGTGGCCTACGCCGAAACCGGCCCGGCCGACGGCCCGGTGGTGATCCTGCTGCACGGCTGGCCCTACGACATTCACAGCTACGATGAAGTCGCGCCGTTGCTGGCCGCCAAGGGCTACCGGGTGCTGATGCCGTATGCGCGGGGTTATGGCGACACGCAGTTCCTCTCCAAAGACACCCTGCGCAACGGCCAACCGGCGGCGCTGGCCAGTGACGTCATCGACTTCATGGATGCGCTGCAAATCAAGCAAGCGGTGCTCGGTGGTTATGACTGGGGCGCACGTTCGGCGGACATCGTTGCGGCGCTTTGGCCGGAACGCGTGAAAGCGCTGGTATCGGTCAGTGGCTACCTGATCGGCAATCAGGCCGCCGGGCAAAACCCGCTGCCGCCCAAGGCTGAATTGCAGTGGTGGTATCAGTTCTACTTCGCCACTGACCGTGGTCGCGCTGGCTACGAAAAGAACACCCACGACTTCGCTAAACTGATCTGGCAACTGGCCTCGCCGCAGTGGAAATTCGACGACGCCACGTTTGACCGCAGCGCCACGGCCCTGGAGAACCCCGATCACGTCGACATCACCGTATTCAACTACCGCTGGCGTCTGGGCCTGGTGCAGGGCGAAGCGAAATACGCCGCACTGGAGCAGAAACTCGCCACCGCGCCGTCCATCAAGGTGCCGACCATCACCCTTGAAGGCGACGCCAACGGCGCGCCGCATCCGGCGCCAGAGGATTACGCCAAGCGCTTCACCGGCAAGTATCAGTTCCGCTTGATCAATGGCGGGATTGGCCACAACTTGCCGCAGGAAGCTCCGCAGGCGTTTGCCAAGGCTGTGATTGATGCGGATCACCTGTAA
- a CDS encoding peptidase U32 family protein translates to MSLPKHHLELLSPARDVAIAREAILHGADAVYIGGPSFGARHNACNEVSEIAELVEFARKYHARIFTTINTILHDNELEPARKLIHQLYDAGVDALIVQDLGVMELDIPPIELHASTQTDIRTLERAKFLDQAGFSQLVLARELNLKEIRAIADETDAAIEFFIHGALCVAFSGQCNISHAQTGRSANRGDCSQACRLPYTLKDEKGGVIAYEKHLLSMKDNNQSANIRALVEAGVRSFKIEGRYKDMGYVKNITAYYRQRLDDVLEDRPDLARASSGRTAHFFLPDPEKTFHRGSTDYFVTDRKIDIGAFDSPTFTGLPVGTVEKVGKRDMQVVTHEPLSNGDGLNVLVKREVVGFRANIAEAKGEFEEDGEKRYRYRVEPNEMPEGLYKLRPNHPLNRNLDHNWQQALQKTSSERRVALSWMARLREEQLEVTATSEEGISASVTLNGPFGVANKPEQALEQLRDLLGQLGTTQYHATDIKLDAPQAFFIPNSQLKSLRREVIEALTAARVAAHPRGRRKAETTPPPVYPDSHLTFLANVYNQKARDFYHRHGVKLIDAAYEAHEEPGEVPVMITKHCLRFSFNLCPKQAKGVTGVRTKVAPMQLIHGDEVLTLKFDCKPCEMHIIGKMKGHILNLPQPGSVVGHISPEDLMKTIPRAPH, encoded by the coding sequence ATGTCCTTGCCCAAGCATCACCTGGAATTGCTCAGCCCTGCCCGCGATGTGGCCATCGCCCGCGAGGCGATCCTGCACGGCGCCGACGCCGTATACATCGGCGGCCCGAGTTTCGGCGCGCGCCACAACGCCTGCAACGAAGTCAGCGAAATCGCCGAACTGGTGGAATTCGCCCGCAAGTACCACGCGCGCATCTTCACCACCATCAACACCATCCTGCACGACAACGAACTGGAGCCGGCACGCAAGCTGATCCATCAGTTGTACGACGCCGGGGTCGACGCGCTGATCGTTCAGGATCTGGGCGTGATGGAGCTGGACATCCCGCCGATCGAACTGCACGCCTCGACCCAGACCGACATCCGCACTCTGGAGCGGGCGAAGTTCCTCGATCAGGCCGGTTTCTCGCAACTGGTGCTGGCTCGCGAACTGAACCTGAAAGAAATCCGCGCCATCGCCGATGAAACCGACGCCGCCATCGAGTTCTTTATCCACGGCGCGTTGTGCGTAGCGTTCTCCGGCCAGTGCAACATTTCCCACGCGCAGACCGGGCGCAGTGCCAACCGTGGCGACTGCTCCCAGGCCTGCCGTCTGCCGTACACCCTCAAAGACGAAAAGGGTGGCGTGATCGCTTACGAAAAACACCTGCTGTCGATGAAGGACAACAACCAGAGCGCCAACATCCGCGCGCTGGTCGAAGCGGGTGTGCGCTCGTTCAAGATCGAAGGTCGCTACAAGGACATGGGCTATGTGAAGAACATCACGGCCTACTACCGGCAGCGCCTCGACGACGTGCTCGAAGACCGCCCGGACCTGGCCCGCGCCTCCAGCGGCCGCACCGCGCACTTCTTCCTGCCCGACCCGGAAAAAACCTTCCACCGTGGCAGCACCGATTATTTCGTCACCGATCGCAAGATCGACATCGGCGCCTTCGACTCGCCGACCTTCACCGGCCTGCCGGTGGGCACCGTCGAGAAAGTCGGCAAACGCGACATGCAGGTCGTGACCCACGAGCCGCTGTCCAATGGTGACGGCCTCAACGTACTGGTCAAGCGTGAAGTGGTGGGTTTCCGTGCCAACATCGCCGAAGCCAAGGGCGAGTTCGAGGAAGACGGCGAGAAACGCTACCGCTACCGCGTCGAGCCGAACGAGATGCCTGAAGGCCTGTACAAACTGCGCCCGAACCATCCGTTGAACCGCAACCTCGACCACAACTGGCAACAGGCGCTGCAGAAAACCTCCTCCGAGCGTCGCGTGGCCCTGAGCTGGATGGCGCGTCTGCGTGAAGAGCAACTGGAAGTGACCGCCACCAGTGAGGAAGGCATCAGCGCCAGCGTTACCCTGAACGGCCCGTTCGGCGTCGCCAACAAACCGGAGCAGGCGCTGGAGCAACTGCGCGATCTGCTCGGCCAGCTCGGCACCACGCAATACCACGCCACCGACATCAAACTGGATGCGCCTCAGGCATTCTTCATCCCGAACTCGCAGCTCAAATCCCTGCGCCGTGAAGTGATCGAAGCCCTGACCGCCGCTCGTGTCGCTGCGCACCCGCGTGGTCGCCGCAAGGCCGAAACCACTCCGCCGCCGGTGTACCCGGATTCGCACCTGACTTTCCTCGCCAACGTCTACAACCAGAAGGCCCGCGACTTCTACCACCGTCACGGCGTGAAGCTGATCGACGCGGCGTACGAGGCGCATGAAGAGCCAGGCGAAGTGCCGGTGATGATCACCAAGCACTGCCTGCGCTTCTCCTTCAACCTGTGCCCGAAACAGGCCAAAGGCGTGACCGGCGTGCGCACCAAGGTGGCACCGATGCAGCTGATTCACGGCGATGAAGTGCTGACGCTGAAATTCGACTGCAAGCCGTGCGAGATGCACATCATCGGCAAGATGAAAGGCCACATTCTCAACCTGCCGCAACCGGGCAGCGTGGTCGGCCACATCAGCCCTGAAGACCTGATGAAAACCATCCCCCGCGCTCCGCACTGA
- a CDS encoding RidA family protein has product MANQDITFTPDPDADSISSDVATFGGIMVSTQIPTRADGSLELGGITEQSECTLQALKVALERAGSSMDRVMHLTIYLTDMADRAAFNEVYKRFFAKPWPVRAAVGVASLAVEGMRVEVTAMAAKA; this is encoded by the coding sequence ATGGCCAATCAAGACATCACCTTCACGCCCGATCCGGATGCGGACTCGATTTCCTCGGACGTCGCCACCTTCGGCGGGATCATGGTTTCCACGCAGATTCCGACCCGCGCCGATGGCAGCCTGGAACTGGGCGGCATCACCGAGCAGAGCGAATGCACGCTGCAAGCGCTGAAAGTCGCCCTGGAGCGTGCCGGCAGCTCGATGGACCGGGTCATGCACCTGACCATCTACCTCACCGACATGGCCGACCGCGCCGCGTTCAACGAGGTGTACAAGCGTTTCTTCGCCAAACCGTGGCCGGTGCGTGCCGCAGTCGGCGTTGCCTCGCTGGCCGTTGAAGGCATGCGCGTGGAAGTGACCGCAATGGCCGCCAAGGCCTGA
- a CDS encoding agmatine deiminase family protein has translation MQHNDNKNSVWMMPAEWVPHAATWMVWPHNQALWESGWRVTLAQVQEDFAGVANAIARFEPVKLVVDPSALASAKALCGPNIELIPLAVNDSWCRDSGPSFVCHPQHGLAGVSWRFNAWGGKSAHDLDESLARRALNHLGLECFGTPLSNEGGAIHVDGEGTLITTESVLLNPNRNPGMSKAEMEEIFSRLLGVKKTIWLPGDPDYVTGDMTDGHVDGVCAFARPGVLLVDATRDQSSVYAEVARENRRALELATDAHGRKFELIELFEATDAVDTEAEVFCASYTNFYIVNGAIIMPAYGIEADHLAAKTLAQAFPGREVVPVRINHLAHGGGGVHCITQQQPAWPVEG, from the coding sequence ATGCAGCACAACGACAATAAAAACAGCGTCTGGATGATGCCGGCAGAATGGGTACCCCATGCTGCGACGTGGATGGTCTGGCCGCACAACCAGGCGTTGTGGGAATCCGGCTGGCGCGTGACCCTGGCGCAGGTGCAGGAGGATTTCGCTGGCGTGGCCAACGCCATCGCCCGTTTCGAGCCGGTGAAACTGGTGGTCGATCCTTCGGCGCTCGCCAGTGCCAAAGCCCTGTGCGGACCGAACATCGAACTGATTCCGTTGGCGGTCAACGACAGCTGGTGCCGCGACTCCGGCCCGAGTTTCGTCTGCCACCCGCAACATGGGCTGGCCGGTGTGAGCTGGCGCTTCAACGCGTGGGGCGGCAAGTCGGCGCACGATCTGGATGAGAGCCTGGCGCGCCGTGCGCTCAATCACCTTGGCCTGGAATGCTTCGGCACACCGCTGAGCAACGAGGGCGGGGCGATTCATGTCGATGGCGAAGGCACGCTGATCACCACCGAATCGGTGCTGCTCAACCCTAATCGCAACCCTGGCATGAGCAAGGCCGAGATGGAGGAAATCTTCAGTCGCCTGCTCGGCGTGAAGAAAACCATCTGGCTGCCGGGCGATCCGGACTACGTTACCGGCGACATGACTGACGGCCACGTCGATGGCGTTTGTGCCTTCGCCCGGCCCGGCGTTTTGCTGGTGGATGCGACACGTGATCAGTCTTCGGTTTACGCCGAAGTGGCACGGGAAAACCGCCGTGCACTGGAACTGGCCACCGACGCCCACGGGCGCAAGTTCGAGCTGATCGAGCTGTTCGAAGCCACCGACGCGGTCGATACCGAAGCTGAAGTGTTCTGCGCCTCGTACACCAACTTCTACATCGTCAATGGCGCGATCATCATGCCGGCCTACGGCATCGAGGCCGATCACCTGGCGGCGAAAACGCTGGCGCAAGCCTTCCCCGGACGCGAAGTGGTGCCGGTGCGGATCAATCACCTGGCGCATGGCGGCGGCGGTGTGCATTGCATCACCCAGCAACAGCCGGCCTGGCCGGTGGAGGGTTGA
- a CDS encoding putative selenate ABC transporter substrate-binding protein: MLKRTLALTAGLALSLFALVAQAADVLKVSAIPDEAPTELLRKFEPLGAYLEQQLGMKVQFVPVADYPAVVEALATDRLDLAWLGGFTFVQARLKTDATTPVIPLVQREQDAQFTSKFITADPNVKSLADLKGKTFAFGSVSSTSGSLMPRYFMLKNDGIKPEAYFSRVAYSGAHDATVAWVQAGKVDAGVLNASVWQKLVDAGKVDTSKVKVFATTPTYFDYNWTVRGTLDPALAAKIKKAFLDLDPANPEQKKILDLQAASRFIETRPENYKGIEEAARAAELLK; encoded by the coding sequence ATGCTCAAGCGAACCCTGGCACTGACCGCCGGCCTGGCCCTGTCCTTATTCGCGCTGGTGGCGCAAGCCGCTGATGTGCTGAAGGTCAGCGCGATTCCCGATGAAGCCCCGACCGAATTGCTGCGCAAATTCGAGCCGCTGGGCGCCTATCTGGAACAGCAATTGGGCATGAAGGTGCAGTTCGTGCCGGTGGCCGATTACCCGGCGGTGGTTGAAGCGCTGGCGACCGATCGCCTCGACTTGGCCTGGCTTGGCGGCTTCACCTTCGTGCAGGCGCGTTTGAAGACCGACGCAACAACGCCAGTGATCCCGTTGGTCCAGCGCGAGCAGGATGCGCAGTTCACCAGTAAATTCATCACCGCCGACCCGAACGTGAAAAGCCTGGCCGACCTCAAGGGCAAGACCTTCGCGTTCGGTTCGGTGTCGTCCACCTCCGGCAGCCTGATGCCGCGTTATTTCATGCTGAAAAACGATGGCATCAAGCCGGAAGCGTATTTCAGCCGCGTTGCCTACTCCGGCGCTCACGACGCCACCGTCGCCTGGGTGCAGGCGGGCAAAGTCGATGCCGGCGTGCTCAACGCCAGTGTCTGGCAGAAACTGGTCGATGCCGGCAAGGTCGACACCAGCAAGGTAAAAGTCTTCGCCACCACCCCGACCTACTTCGATTACAACTGGACCGTGCGCGGCACCCTCGATCCGGCCCTGGCGGCGAAGATCAAGAAAGCCTTCCTTGACCTCGACCCGGCCAACCCGGAGCAGAAGAAGATCCTCGATCTGCAAGCCGCCAGCCGCTTCATTGAAACCAGGCCGGAGAACTACAAGGGTATCGAGGAAGCCGCCCGCGCTGCCGAACTGCTGAAATGA
- a CDS encoding extracellular solute-binding protein codes for MTTQHKRLLGAIGLALTCAMPSLHAEDKTLRLYNWADYFAEDTLSRFTAETGIKVIYDVMDGSETLEAKMLSGGSGYDLIFPGDTVAERLMRAGSLMPLDQSKLTALGDIEPGLQKLRSHYEHSSKATVPYTWGTIGLTYNAEQIKQRMADAPVNSLDMLFKPELAAKFADCGISMIDSPDEALAVVLNYLGRDPRSAKPADLAAASELLMKLRPYIRKFQSQPVTDLVNGNLCLSLGYSGDMTQAQRTSDSAGKHTRFQYRVPREGTTVWMDTMAIPVDARHPEYAYAFIDFVMRPENMAAISNFTGYPTSSAKARSGVDASMRDNPDIYLDEATYARLIPGKDIPQADMRARMRTWTKFKTATGQ; via the coding sequence ATGACGACTCAACACAAGCGGTTGCTCGGCGCCATTGGCCTGGCATTGACCTGCGCAATGCCGTCGCTGCACGCCGAAGACAAAACCCTGCGGCTATACAACTGGGCCGATTATTTTGCCGAAGACACGCTGAGCCGGTTCACCGCCGAAACCGGGATCAAAGTGATCTACGACGTCATGGACGGCAGCGAAACCCTCGAAGCCAAGATGCTCTCCGGCGGCAGCGGATACGACCTGATTTTCCCCGGCGACACCGTGGCCGAGCGCCTGATGCGCGCTGGCAGCCTGATGCCGCTGGATCAATCGAAGCTGACCGCACTGGGCGACATCGAGCCTGGTTTGCAGAAGCTGCGCAGCCATTACGAACACTCCAGCAAAGCCACGGTGCCTTACACTTGGGGCACCATCGGCCTGACCTACAACGCCGAGCAGATCAAACAGCGCATGGCCGATGCGCCAGTGAACAGTCTGGACATGTTGTTCAAACCGGAGCTGGCGGCGAAGTTCGCCGATTGCGGGATCTCGATGATCGATTCGCCCGATGAAGCGCTGGCAGTGGTGCTCAATTACCTGGGGCGCGATCCGCGCAGTGCGAAACCGGCGGATCTGGCGGCGGCCAGTGAGCTGTTGATGAAGCTGCGGCCGTACATTCGCAAGTTCCAGTCGCAACCGGTGACCGATCTGGTCAACGGCAATTTGTGTCTGTCGCTCGGTTACAGCGGCGACATGACCCAGGCCCAGCGCACCTCGGACAGCGCCGGCAAGCACACACGCTTCCAGTACCGTGTGCCCCGTGAAGGCACCACGGTGTGGATGGACACCATGGCCATTCCGGTCGACGCCCGACATCCGGAATACGCCTACGCGTTTATCGACTTCGTCATGCGCCCGGAGAACATGGCCGCGATCAGTAACTTCACCGGTTACCCGACTTCCAGCGCCAAGGCGCGCTCGGGCGTCGATGCAAGCATGCGCGACAACCCGGACATTTACCTCGACGAGGCAACCTATGCTCGGTTGATTCCGGGCAAGGACATCCCCCAGGCCGACATGCGCGCCCGCATGCGCACCTGGACCAAATTCAAGACGGCCACCGGCCAATGA
- a CDS encoding GlxA family transcriptional regulator, giving the protein MGPTLIERRQFSGGMKGKNLRYLNEQSADTRMTRTGFLLLEHFSLPAFTQALDTIVTSNLLRPGLFSSRTFGLGEGEVVSDLGLVIRPDAKMDLAALQDLDLLVICGGYRTELRASEAFIGLLKAAAERGITLAGLWNGSWFLGRAGLLDGYRCAIHPEHRPALTEIAKSTHVSSEPYVIDRDRLTASSPSGAFHMALDWIKGLHGKALVEGVEDILAFEESRYRRIKPDENICVSAPLREVVKLMDANLEEPLELEQLAVYAGRSRRQLERLFKEQLGTTPQRYYLELRITEARRLLQHTELSQVEVLVACGFVSPSHFSKCYSSYFGYRPSKEKRLVK; this is encoded by the coding sequence ATGGGCCCGACCTTGATCGAACGACGCCAATTCAGCGGAGGCATGAAGGGGAAAAACCTCCGCTACCTGAATGAGCAATCCGCTGACACCCGCATGACCCGCACCGGTTTCCTGCTGCTCGAACACTTTTCATTGCCGGCCTTCACCCAGGCGCTGGACACGATTGTCACCAGTAACCTGTTGCGCCCGGGACTGTTTTCGTCCCGTACGTTCGGGCTGGGCGAGGGTGAAGTTGTCAGCGATCTGGGGCTGGTGATTCGCCCGGATGCGAAGATGGATCTGGCGGCGTTGCAGGACCTGGATCTGCTGGTAATTTGTGGCGGTTATCGCACCGAACTGCGGGCGAGCGAGGCATTCATCGGTTTGCTGAAAGCGGCGGCGGAACGCGGCATCACCCTGGCCGGGTTGTGGAACGGTTCGTGGTTTCTTGGCCGGGCCGGGTTGCTTGACGGTTATCGTTGTGCGATCCACCCGGAACATCGTCCGGCGCTGACCGAAATCGCCAAGTCCACCCACGTCAGCAGCGAACCCTACGTGATCGATCGCGACCGGCTCACCGCGTCGAGCCCGTCCGGAGCCTTCCACATGGCGCTGGACTGGATCAAAGGCCTGCACGGCAAGGCGTTGGTCGAGGGTGTCGAGGACATTCTGGCGTTCGAAGAGTCGCGCTATCGGCGGATCAAACCGGATGAAAACATCTGCGTCAGTGCGCCGTTGCGGGAAGTGGTCAAGCTGATGGACGCCAACCTCGAAGAGCCGCTGGAGCTGGAGCAACTGGCGGTGTACGCCGGCCGCTCCCGCCGCCAGTTGGAGCGTTTGTTCAAGGAACAACTGGGCACCACGCCGCAGCGTTATTACCTGGAACTGCGCATCACCGAAGCGCGGCGGTTGCTGCAGCACACTGAACTGTCGCAGGTGGAAGTGCTGGTGGCGTGTGGGTTTGTTTCACCGAGCCATTTCAGCAAGTGTTACAGCTCGTATTTCGGTTATCGGCCGTCGAAGGAAAAACGCCTCGTCAAATAA
- the aguB gene encoding N-carbamoylputrescine amidase: protein MTLLTIATTQMPCTWDLPGNLDRAEQLVRDAAQQGAQVVLLQELFATPYFCIEQNHQHMALAEEYRDSRVLARFAALARELGVVLPLSWFEKAGNAYFNSLAVADADGRLSGVYRKTHIPNAVGYQEKEYFSPGDSGFKVWDTAFGRLGVGICWDQWFPETARCLALMGAEVLLYPTAIGSEPGNAALDSRDHWQMTMRGHAAANLLPVVASNRVGREVASTDPHLQMSFYGSSFISDHKGQLLAVADRDSSGVLVHSLDLAAMREERLSWGIYRDRRPDMYGALLSQDGRHLHARWNTQGV from the coding sequence ATGACCTTGTTGACCATCGCCACCACCCAGATGCCGTGCACTTGGGATTTGCCGGGCAACCTCGACCGGGCCGAGCAACTTGTACGCGACGCGGCGCAGCAGGGCGCGCAAGTGGTCCTGTTGCAGGAGCTATTCGCCACGCCGTATTTCTGCATCGAACAAAATCATCAACATATGGCGCTTGCCGAGGAGTATCGCGACAGCCGCGTCCTCGCGCGCTTCGCCGCACTGGCCCGGGAGCTGGGCGTGGTGTTGCCGTTGAGCTGGTTCGAAAAGGCCGGCAATGCCTATTTCAATTCGCTGGCCGTCGCTGATGCTGACGGACGTCTGTCGGGCGTGTACCGCAAGACCCACATTCCCAACGCCGTCGGCTATCAGGAGAAGGAATATTTCAGCCCCGGCGACAGCGGTTTCAAAGTCTGGGATACCGCGTTCGGCCGCCTCGGGGTGGGCATCTGCTGGGATCAGTGGTTCCCGGAAACCGCGCGCTGCCTGGCGTTGATGGGCGCTGAAGTGTTGCTCTATCCCACGGCCATCGGCTCGGAACCGGGCAACGCGGCGCTGGATTCCCGCGACCATTGGCAGATGACCATGCGCGGCCACGCCGCCGCCAATCTGCTACCGGTGGTGGCGTCGAACCGCGTTGGTCGCGAAGTGGCGAGCACCGATCCCCATCTGCAAATGAGCTTCTACGGCTCGTCGTTCATCAGCGATCACAAGGGCCAGTTGCTCGCGGTGGCCGACCGCGACAGCAGCGGCGTGCTTGTCCACTCACTCGACCTTGCCGCCATGCGCGAGGAGCGTCTGAGCTGGGGCATCTATCGCGATCGCCGTCCGGACATGTACGGCGCGTTGCTCAGCCAGGATGGCCGCCACCTCCACGCACGCTGGAACACTCAAGGGGTCTGA
- a CDS encoding agmatine deiminase family protein, whose amino-acid sequence MSTRREFIKQVTVAAGVGATFMGLGLSPGKVFAAAQGRWFMPDEGDKHARAYIAFGAQDAIWEDFTADVQAALGRVARAIARFEPVTVFCRKHERSLAETHCGTHNITYVAAALDDIWMRDIGANFVIDDKGGLGAVDFNFNGWGGKQRHSKDAQIAARVADDAQAIYQRSELVGEGGGIEVDGHGTGIMTESSWINANRNPDWSKADVEAELKARLGLRKIIWLPGIKGKDITDAHVDFYARFIKPGVVIANLDTDPDSYDHKVTLAHLEILKRATDADGRALQIHTVSPPLKPRKSKFSQNNPDFAAGYINYFVINGAIIAPEFGDKAADKQAFDLLAELYPEREIVQLDIDAIAAGGGGIHCVTSHQPQA is encoded by the coding sequence ATGTCGACTCGTCGCGAGTTCATCAAGCAAGTCACGGTCGCCGCAGGTGTCGGCGCAACGTTCATGGGCCTCGGCCTGTCGCCGGGCAAGGTATTCGCCGCTGCACAAGGGCGCTGGTTCATGCCCGATGAGGGCGACAAACACGCGCGCGCCTACATTGCCTTCGGCGCGCAGGATGCAATCTGGGAAGACTTCACTGCGGATGTGCAGGCAGCCCTGGGCCGCGTCGCCCGAGCCATTGCCCGCTTCGAACCGGTTACGGTGTTCTGCCGCAAGCACGAGCGCAGCCTCGCCGAAACACATTGCGGCACTCACAACATCACGTACGTGGCGGCCGCGCTGGATGACATCTGGATGCGCGACATCGGCGCCAACTTCGTGATCGACGACAAGGGCGGTCTGGGCGCGGTGGATTTCAATTTCAACGGTTGGGGCGGCAAGCAGCGGCACAGCAAGGACGCACAGATCGCCGCGCGAGTGGCCGACGACGCGCAAGCCATTTACCAACGCAGCGAACTGGTGGGCGAGGGCGGGGGTATCGAAGTCGATGGCCACGGTACCGGGATCATGACCGAAAGCAGCTGGATCAACGCCAACCGCAATCCTGACTGGAGCAAAGCTGACGTCGAAGCAGAACTGAAGGCGCGTCTGGGCTTGCGCAAAATCATCTGGCTGCCGGGCATCAAGGGCAAGGACATCACCGACGCCCACGTCGATTTCTACGCACGGTTCATCAAGCCTGGCGTCGTCATCGCCAACCTTGATACCGACCCTGATTCCTACGATCACAAGGTCACCCTGGCGCACCTGGAAATCCTCAAGCGCGCCACTGATGCCGACGGGCGCGCATTGCAGATCCACACGGTTTCGCCGCCGCTCAAACCGCGCAAAAGCAAGTTCAGCCAGAACAACCCGGATTTCGCCGCTGGCTACATCAATTACTTCGTGATCAACGGCGCGATCATCGCCCCGGAATTCGGCGATAAGGCAGCCGATAAACAGGCCTTCGACCTGCTCGCCGAGCTGTACCCGGAGCGTGAAATCGTGCAGCTCGACATCGACGCCATTGCCGCCGGCGGTGGCGGGATTCACTGCGTGACCAGCCATCAACCACAGGCGTGA